The following coding sequences are from one Musa acuminata AAA Group cultivar baxijiao chromosome BXJ2-4, Cavendish_Baxijiao_AAA, whole genome shotgun sequence window:
- the LOC135610123 gene encoding momilactone A synthase-like yields MEHLDLERGNLQAMASVSVGSSIARRLEGKVAVITGGASGIGECTVKLFVRHGARVVVADIKDEKGRSLCAALGLDVASYVHCDVTSEADVKNAVDTAVSLHGKLDIMFNNAGVALGRDHGFLNGEHSASLFERMMAVNVLGVYLGTKHAARVMAPARSGCIVTTASSVSALGGMAPAFYTCSKYAVVGLMRSAAAELGKFGVRANCVSPHLLATPMTSAALGMTDEEVERLLDAGANLKGVTAKPEDIAEAVLYLASDESRYVSGHNLFVDGGFTVTKSM; encoded by the exons CACGAAG GCTTGAAGGCAAGGTCGCCGTGATCACGGGCGGCGCGAGCGGCATCGGCGAGTGCACGGTCAAGCTGTTCGTCCGACATGGCGCACGAGTGGTGGTTGCAGACATCAAGGACGAGAAGGGACGCTCGCTCTGCGCCGCCCTCGGCCTCGACGTCGCCTCCTACGTCCACTGCGACGTCACCAGTGAGGCCGACGTCAAGAATGCTGTCGACACCGCCGTCTCCCTCCACGGTAAGCTCGACATCATGTTTAACAACGCAGGCGTCGCCCTGGGACGCGATCACGGGTTCCTCAACGGCGAGCACTCCGCCTCCCTCTTCGAGCGGATGATGGCCGTCAACGTGCTGGGAGTCTACCTGGGGACGAAGCACGCGGCGCGCGTCATGGCGCCGGCCCGCAGCGGGTGCATCGTGACGACCGCGAGCTCGGTGTCGGCGTTGGGGGGGATGGCGCCGGCGTTCTACACCTGCTCGAAGTACGCGGTGGTGGGGTTGATGCGGAGCGCCGCGGCGGAGCTGGGGAAGTTCGGGGTGCGGGCGAACTGCGTGTCGCCGCATCTGCTGGCGACGCCGATGACAAGTGCTGCGTTGGGCATGACCGACGAGGAGGTGGAGAGGCTGTTGGATGCGGGCGCCAATCTCAAGGGGGTGACGGCCAAGCCAGAAGACATAGCGGAGGCGGTGCTTTACTTGGCCAGCGACGAGTCGAGGTACGTGAGCGGCCACAACCTCTTCGTCGACGGGGGCTTCACCGTCACCAAGAGCATGTAG